One genomic segment of Candidatus Krumholzibacteriia bacterium includes these proteins:
- a CDS encoding efflux RND transporter periplasmic adaptor subunit gives MRRNTIVAVRRDSPATPSFERLQPLSAVQRGFLAGLVVLVIGCSKQQQGHFAPPPMPVETAAVVQGPIADRFEAVGSIEAIDAIEVVAEIDAIVEKLPFQEGGAVAAGDLLVQLDDATLKAEVARTEALRDQARVTHDRVQEVVGQGAGAPQDLDDASAALKVAEANLALAQARLEKTRIVAPFAGLVGSRRVSPGAFLRAGQTITDLSRLDEIKVTFWAPERLVPVLQRGVPVHVSTTAYPGYVLEGRIDVVDPALDPGMRSVRIIARVANPGAKFR, from the coding sequence GTGAGGCGGAACACGATCGTCGCCGTGCGGCGAGATTCGCCCGCGACGCCGAGCTTCGAAAGGTTGCAGCCCTTGAGTGCTGTGCAGCGTGGGTTCCTGGCTGGTCTCGTCGTTCTCGTCATCGGCTGTTCGAAGCAGCAGCAGGGCCACTTCGCGCCCCCGCCGATGCCCGTCGAGACCGCCGCGGTGGTGCAAGGCCCGATCGCCGATCGCTTCGAGGCCGTGGGCAGCATCGAGGCCATCGATGCCATCGAGGTGGTGGCCGAGATCGACGCCATCGTGGAGAAACTGCCGTTCCAGGAGGGTGGCGCCGTCGCCGCTGGCGATCTCTTGGTGCAGCTCGACGACGCGACGCTGAAAGCCGAGGTGGCCCGTACCGAGGCGCTGCGCGACCAGGCCCGCGTCACCCACGACCGCGTCCAGGAAGTGGTGGGGCAGGGCGCCGGCGCGCCGCAGGATCTGGATGATGCTTCGGCGGCACTCAAGGTAGCGGAAGCTAACCTGGCGCTGGCGCAGGCGCGGCTGGAGAAGACGCGCATCGTCGCCCCCTTCGCCGGCCTCGTCGGATCGCGGCGCGTGAGCCCCGGCGCTTTCCTCCGCGCCGGCCAGACGATCACCGATCTCTCGCGCCTCGACGAGATCAAGGTCACTTTCTGGGCCCCGGAACGCCTGGTCCCGGTGCTGCAACGGGGAGTCCCCGTCCACGTCAGCACCACCGCCTATCCGGGCTACGTGCTCGAGGGTCGCATCGACGTCGTCGACCCCGCCCTCGATCCGGGCATGCGGAGCGTCCGTATCATCGCCCGCGTCGCCAACCCGGGCGCCAAGTTCCG